In Helianthus annuus cultivar XRQ/B chromosome 8, HanXRQr2.0-SUNRISE, whole genome shotgun sequence, a single genomic region encodes these proteins:
- the LOC110873553 gene encoding probable amino acid permease 7 isoform X1, whose amino-acid sequence MGGGGYEDEEQETPLLQNSSHNHMNTGTVWTALAHIITGVIGSGVLSLAWSMAQLGWIGGPLSLLLFAFFTLVSAYFISDVHIYSNPNTGNTTVNQSYLQAVHTILGYKNGLVCGCLVYFSIFKTGVVYTITSSISMRAIRQSNCYHEQGHEAACEFNDTYYMLMFGMVQILASQIPNIFHTKWLSIIASIMSFTYSFIGMGLGLAQVIAKGKVEGSISGISTTNPTQKVWLAAQALGDIAFSYTFSLILLEIQSTLKSPPSQKVTMKKASTIAVFTTTIFYVCCGGFGYAAFGDLTPGNLLTGFGFYEPYWLVDFGNACIVLHLVGGYQIYSQTLFAIVERWYAEKFPQSAFAKDVTSLKVSLLPEFRINPLRLCFRTTYVVLTMAVGMLFPYFNEVVAFAGSVIFWPLTIYFPVEMYFVQKKVVPWSGKWIVLRIYTAFCLFVTVFTLAGSIEGLIAKRFG is encoded by the exons ATGGGTGGAGGAGGCTATGAGGATGAAGAACAAGAAACACCATTATTGCAGAACTCATCTCATAATCATATGAACACTG GAACTGTATGGACAGCCCTAGCACATATTATAACAGGAGTGATAGGATCAGGTGTTTTATCACTAGCTTGGAGCATGGCACAGCTCGGATGGATCGGTGGCCCGTTATCTCTGttactctttgcatttttcactCTTGTTTCTGCATACTTCATCTCTGATGTTCATATATATTCAAACCCAAACACTGGCAACACCACTGTGAACCAGTCATACTTGCAGGCCGTTCACACCATTTTAG GATATAAGAATGGATTGGTGTGTGGATGCTTGGTGTATTTCAGTATATTCAAAACAGGAGTTGTGTATACAATTACATCATCAATCAGCATGAG AGCAATTAGGCAATCAAATTGTTACCATGAACAAGGACATGAAGCAGCATGTGAATTCAATGATACATATTATATGCTTATGTTTGGAATGGTTCAAATACTAGCTTCTCAAATACCCAACATTTTTCATACGAAATGGCTCTCGATTATTGCTTCAATCATGTCTTTCACCTATTCTTTTATTGGAATGGGCCTTGGATTAGCCCAAGTAATAG CAAAAGGGAAAGTTGAAGGTAGCATTAGTGGAATCTCAACTACTAATCCCACACAAAAAGTATGGTTGGCTGCTCAAGCCCTTGGGGATATTGCATTTTCATATACATTTTCATTAATCCTTCTTGAAATACAG AGCACTTTGAAGTCACCACCATCTCAAAAAGTTACCATGAAGAAGGCTTCCACCATTGCAGTGTTTACAACTACAATCTTCTACGTATGCTGCGGTGGTTTCGGCTATGCAGCATTTGGAGATTTGACTCCCGGGAATCTGTTAACCGGGTTCGGGTTTTATGAACCGTATTGGCTCGTTGACTTTGGTAACGCGTGCATTGTTCTCCATTTAGTTGGAGGGTATCAGATATACAGTCAGACACTATTTGCAATTGTAGAAAGATGGTATGCAGAAAAATTCCCGCAAAGCGCGTTCGCAAAAGACGTTACAAGCTTGAAGGTGTCTTTATTGCCCGAGTTTAGAATAAACCCGCTTCGGCTATGTTTTAGAACAACATATGTGGTTTTGACAATGGCAGTTGGGATGTTATTCCCTTACTTCAATGAAGTTGTGGCGTTTGCCGGATCTGTGATATTTTGGCCCTTGACCATATATTTCCCTGTAGAGATGTACTTTGTGCAGAAGAAGGTTGTACCTTGGTCCGGAAAATGGATCGTTCTTCGTATATATACCGCATTTTGCCTGTTTGTAACGGTTTTTACTTTGGCTGGGTCCATTGAAGGACTCATTGCCAAAAGATTTGGCTAG
- the LOC110873553 gene encoding probable amino acid permease 7 isoform X2, with translation MAQLGWIGGPLSLLLFAFFTLVSAYFISDVHIYSNPNTGNTTVNQSYLQAVHTILGYKNGLVCGCLVYFSIFKTGVVYTITSSISMRAIRQSNCYHEQGHEAACEFNDTYYMLMFGMVQILASQIPNIFHTKWLSIIASIMSFTYSFIGMGLGLAQVIAKGKVEGSISGISTTNPTQKVWLAAQALGDIAFSYTFSLILLEIQSTLKSPPSQKVTMKKASTIAVFTTTIFYVCCGGFGYAAFGDLTPGNLLTGFGFYEPYWLVDFGNACIVLHLVGGYQIYSQTLFAIVERWYAEKFPQSAFAKDVTSLKVSLLPEFRINPLRLCFRTTYVVLTMAVGMLFPYFNEVVAFAGSVIFWPLTIYFPVEMYFVQKKVVPWSGKWIVLRIYTAFCLFVTVFTLAGSIEGLIAKRFG, from the exons ATGGCACAGCTCGGATGGATCGGTGGCCCGTTATCTCTGttactctttgcatttttcactCTTGTTTCTGCATACTTCATCTCTGATGTTCATATATATTCAAACCCAAACACTGGCAACACCACTGTGAACCAGTCATACTTGCAGGCCGTTCACACCATTTTAG GATATAAGAATGGATTGGTGTGTGGATGCTTGGTGTATTTCAGTATATTCAAAACAGGAGTTGTGTATACAATTACATCATCAATCAGCATGAG AGCAATTAGGCAATCAAATTGTTACCATGAACAAGGACATGAAGCAGCATGTGAATTCAATGATACATATTATATGCTTATGTTTGGAATGGTTCAAATACTAGCTTCTCAAATACCCAACATTTTTCATACGAAATGGCTCTCGATTATTGCTTCAATCATGTCTTTCACCTATTCTTTTATTGGAATGGGCCTTGGATTAGCCCAAGTAATAG CAAAAGGGAAAGTTGAAGGTAGCATTAGTGGAATCTCAACTACTAATCCCACACAAAAAGTATGGTTGGCTGCTCAAGCCCTTGGGGATATTGCATTTTCATATACATTTTCATTAATCCTTCTTGAAATACAG AGCACTTTGAAGTCACCACCATCTCAAAAAGTTACCATGAAGAAGGCTTCCACCATTGCAGTGTTTACAACTACAATCTTCTACGTATGCTGCGGTGGTTTCGGCTATGCAGCATTTGGAGATTTGACTCCCGGGAATCTGTTAACCGGGTTCGGGTTTTATGAACCGTATTGGCTCGTTGACTTTGGTAACGCGTGCATTGTTCTCCATTTAGTTGGAGGGTATCAGATATACAGTCAGACACTATTTGCAATTGTAGAAAGATGGTATGCAGAAAAATTCCCGCAAAGCGCGTTCGCAAAAGACGTTACAAGCTTGAAGGTGTCTTTATTGCCCGAGTTTAGAATAAACCCGCTTCGGCTATGTTTTAGAACAACATATGTGGTTTTGACAATGGCAGTTGGGATGTTATTCCCTTACTTCAATGAAGTTGTGGCGTTTGCCGGATCTGTGATATTTTGGCCCTTGACCATATATTTCCCTGTAGAGATGTACTTTGTGCAGAAGAAGGTTGTACCTTGGTCCGGAAAATGGATCGTTCTTCGTATATATACCGCATTTTGCCTGTTTGTAACGGTTTTTACTTTGGCTGGGTCCATTGAAGGACTCATTGCCAAAAGATTTGGCTAG